A stretch of DNA from Gammaproteobacteria bacterium:
ATGCCGGGCGGTGGAGGGTGGGCACCCTGCATTGGTGTGCCGGTGTTCTTTGCGCCGGTGGCGGCGGGGTGAATTGATGCAGTTATCAGCCCGGCAATTATTAACCCGGCAATTAGGATTGTCGGGTTAACGTTGCGGCACAGGGAGGTGCCGAATCAACAAAGAAAGTGAGTGAGATGACCGGCTGGATAGAAGTTGGAAAGGTCGAGGACATTCCGCGTCTGGGGGCGCGTGTGATTAACACAAACAGCGGCAATGTGGCGCTGTTTCGAACCGGCGACGACAAAGTCTTCGCGCTGCGTGATCATTGTCCGCACAAAGGCGGGCCTTTGTCCCAGGGCATTGTGCACGGCCACCGCGTCACCTGTCCCTTGCACAACTGGGTGTTGGAACTGGGTGATGGCCGG
This window harbors:
- the nirD gene encoding nitrite reductase small subunit NirD; the encoded protein is MTGWIEVGKVEDIPRLGARVINTNSGNVALFRTGDDKVFALRDHCPHKGGPLSQGIVHGHRVTCPLHNWVLELGDGRAVAPDEGCAASYPVKVEDGTVLVSLDAAGQA